In a genomic window of Glycine max cultivar Williams 82 chromosome 13, Glycine_max_v4.0, whole genome shotgun sequence:
- the LOC100798547 gene encoding origin of replication complex subunit 1, with amino-acid sequence MAATPSKSFQTPSNPKLRSKSNPKSSPAVTPDTPQTLHIRRSTRAKSLLFDAPKPPHSPLQISLTTPKRRTRRSIVEEDSAEDKATPSKISPKNKAPVVDASKKKNGKSSIEFFFAPVTPASSEKASTRKREGEGGVVSRAKRGKSENREKSAKLPQRRVYYKKVIYDGGEFELGDDVYVKRREDASSDDEDPEMEECRMCFSSNDEVMIECDDCLGGFHLKCLRPPLKDVPEGDWICGFCEARKMGKEVQLPKPPKGKKLVRTMREKLLSSDLWSGRVESIWREVDGNYWCRVRWYTIPEETSVGRQPHNLRRELYRTNDFADIEMESVLRHCHVMTPKEYAKASNEGDDVFLCEYEYDIHWHSFKRLADIDNETENGEESDSDEDWNVGKESDSDTDEDVEYEEENIKNAQSQPSRSHHLAANLYKGRFFGLQKIGTKTIPQHVRSHKQTDLERAKATLLLASLPKSLPCRNKEMEEITTFIKGAISNDQCLGRCLYIHGVPGTGKTMSVLSVMRSLKSEVDAGNIKPYSFVEINGLKLASPENIYKVIYEALNGHRVSWKKALHLLNERFVEGKKTRDEADQPCILLIDELDLLVTRNQSVLYNILDWPTKPHSKLIVIGIANTMDLPEKLLPRISSRMGIQRLCFGPYNYQQLQEIISSRLKGIDVFEKQAVEFASRKVAAISGDARRALEICRRAAEIADYRVKKLISNPDCVTAGKGLVGMVDVEAAIQEMFQAPHIQMMKSCSRVGKIFLTAMVHELYNSGMGETTFEKLAMRVSCFCTSNGEVFPGYDTLLQIGCRLGECRIILCEAGAKHKLQKLQLNFPSDDVAFALRDCKDLPWLSKYLM; translated from the exons ATGGCTGCAACTCCTTCCAAATCCTTTCAAACTCCCTCCAACCCCAAACTCCGATCCAAATCCAATCCCAAATCCTCGCCGGCTGTAACCCCCGACACTCCACAAACCCTACATATTCGCAGATCCACGCGTGCCAAGTCCCTCCTCTTCGATGCTCCCAAGCCTCCCCACAGTCCGCTCCAAATCTCGCTCACAACTCCGAAGCGGAGGACGCGACGATCCATTGTTGAGGAGGATTCCGCCGAAGATAAAGCCACACCCAGCAAAATTTCACCTAAAAATAAAGCTCCGGTCGTCGATGCGTCGAAGAAGAAGAATGGGAAGAGCtcaattgaatttttctttgctcCGGTAACACCAGCTTCATCAGAAAAGGCATCCACTAGGAAGAGGGAGGGTGAGGGGGGTGTTGTTTCCAGAGCTAAAAGGGGGAAATCGGAAAATCGTGAAAAGAGTGCAAAATTGCCTCAGAGGCGCGTGTATTACAAAAAAGTGATTTACGATGGAGGCGAGTTTGAATTGGGGGATGATGTTTATGTGAAGAGGAGAGAAGATGCTAGCTCCGATGATGAAGATCCCGAAATGGAGGAGTGTAGGATGTGTTTTTCCTCTAACGATGAGGTCATGATTGAGTGTGACGATTGTTTGGGTGGGTTTCATTTGAAATGCTTGAGGCCTCCATTGAAGGATGTTCCCGAAGGGGATTGGATCTGTGGGTTCTGTGAGGCTCGTAAGATGGGTAAGGAAGTTCAGTTACCAAAGCCTCCGAAGGGTAAGAAACTAGTTAGAACTATGAGGGAGAAGCTCCTTTCCAGTGATTTGTGGTCTGGTCGTGTTGAAAG CATATGGAGAGAGGTAGATGGCAACTATTGGTGTCGGGTGCGCTGGTATACAATCCCGGAAGAGACTTCTGTTGGGCGGCAACCTCATAACCTGAGGAGGGAGCTATATCGAACTAATGATTTTGCTGACATCGAG ATGGAATCTGTCCTTAGACATTGCCATGTCATGACCCCCAAAGAATATGCTAAAGCTAGCAATGAGGGAGATGATGTTTTCTTATGTGAGTATGAGTATGACATCCATTGGCACAGCTTCAAACGTCTTGCTGACATTGACAATGAAACAGAG AATGGTGAAGAGTCTGACAGTGATGAAGACTGGAATGTTGGCAAGGAATCAGACTCCGATACAGATGAAGATGTtgaatatgaagaagaaaatattaaaaatgcacAATCTCAGCCATCAAGAAGCCATCACTTAGCTGCA AATCTGTACAAGGGACGGTTCTTTGGACTTCAAAAGATAGGCACAAAAACGATTCCACAGCATGTAAGATCTCACAAACAGACTGATCTTGAGAGAGCAAAGGCTACACTGTTGTTGGCGTCACTGCCAAAATCTTTACCTTGTAGAAATAA AGAAATGGAGGAGATAACTACATTCATCAAAGGTGCTATTTCTAATGATCAATGTCTGGGGCGTTGCCTCTACATTCATGGTGTTCCGGGAACTGGCAAG ACAATGAGTGTACTGTCAGTAATGAGAAGTTTGAAGTCAGAAGTTGATGCAGGAAACATCAAACCATACTCTTTTGTGGAGATTAATGGTCTGAAATTGGCATCACCAGAGAATATTTATAAG GTTATTTATGAGGCACTAAATGGCCACAGGGTCAGCTGGAAAAAGGCTCTCCACTTGCTAAATGAGAGATTTGTAGAAGGAAAGAAAACCAGAGATGAGGCTGACCAGCCATGTATTTTGCTTATTGATGAACTTGATCTTCTAGTAACCAGAAACCAGTCG GTTCTGTACAATATTCTTGACTGGCCTACTAAGCCACATTCCAAGCTAATTGTCATAG GGATAGCAAATACTATGGATCTTCCAGAGAAGTTACTTCCTCGTATATCAAGCCGAATGGGCATACAGAGGCTTTGCTTTGGCCCATATAATTATCAGCAGCTTCAAGAAATCATTTCAAGTCGCCTCAAGGGAATTGATGTATTTGAAAAGCAAGCTGTAGAATTTGCTTCAAGAAAG GTTGCAGCAATCTCTGGAGATGCACGTCGTGCTTTGGAGATATGCAGACGTGCAGCCGAAATAGCAGATTATCGTGTTAAGAAGCTAATTTCTAATCCTGATTGTGTTACTGCAG GAAAGGGACTTGTTGGAATGGTAGATGTTGAGGCAGCCATTCAAGAAATGTTCCAAGCACCTCATATTCAA atgatgaaaagCTGTTCCAGAGTTGGCAAAATTTTCCTGACCGCTATGGTGCACGAGCTTTATAATTCAGGAATGGGGGAAACCACTTTTGAAAAG TTGGCAATGAGGGTTTCATGCTTCTGTACCAGCAACGGAGAAGTGTTTCCTGGGTATGATACTCTCCTGCAAATTGG cTGTAGGCTTGGTGAATGCAGGATTATTTTATGTGAAGCAGGTGCCAAGCACAAGTTGCAAAAATTGCAGCTTAATTTCCCGAG TGATGATGTCGCCTTTGCGCTGAGAGATTGCAAAGATCTACCTTGGTTGTCAAAGTATCTAATGTAG
- the LOC100799421 gene encoding polyadenylate-binding protein RBP47B' isoform X2, with translation MASYQQASTIEEVRTLWIGDLQYWVDEGYLSHCFGHTGEVISIKIIRNKLTGQPEGYGFVEFVSHAAAERVLQTYNGTQMPATDQTFRLNWASFGIGERRPDAAPEHSIFVGDLAPDVTDYLLQETFRAHYPSVRGAKVVTDPNTARSKGYGFVKFSDENERNRAMTEMNGVYCSTRPMRISAATPKKTTGAYAAPAAPVPKPVYPVPAYTSPVVQVQPPDYDVNNTTIFVGNLDLNVSEEELKQNSLQFGEIVSVKIQPGKGFGFVQFGTRASAEEAIQKMQGKMIGQQVVRISWGRTLTARQMDPNQWSAYYGYGQGYEAYAYGPAHDPSLYAYGAYPGYAQYPQQVEGAQDLSGMSVPTMEQREELYDPLAMPDVDKLNAAYLSVHGSAILGRSLWQKTCSSSLQQA, from the exons ATGGCGAGCTACCAGCAGGCATCAACAATCGAGGAAGTGAGAACCCTATGGATTGGGGATTTACAATACTGGGTGGACGAAGGGTACCTGAGCCACTGCTTCGGCCACACGGGAGAAGTAATATCCATCAAAATCATCCGCAACAAGCTCACGGGCCAGCCCGAGGGCTACGGCTTCGTCGAGTTCGTATCCCACGCCGCAGCCGAGAGGGTTCTCCAGACCTACAACGGCACCCAAATGCCCGCCACTGACCAGACCTTCAGGCTCAACTGGGCCTCCTTCGGCATTGGTGAGCGCAGGCCCGATGCCGCCCCTGAACACTCCATCTTCGTCGGCGATCTCGCCCCCGACGTAACCGATTACCTTCTCCAGGAAACTTTTCGCGCTCACTACCCTTCCGTTCGCGGCGCCAAAGTTGTCACCGACCCCAACACCGCCCGCTCCAAGGGTTACGGCTTCGTTAAGTTTTCTGATGAGAATGAACGGAACCGCGCCATGACTGAAATGAACGGCGTTTATTGCTCCACCAGGCCCATGCGTATTAGTGCTGCTACGCCCAAGAAAACCACCGGTGCTTATGCTGCACCCGCCGCGCCTGTGCCCAAACCTGTGTATCCGGTTCCGGCCTATACTTCGCCTGTTGTTCAAGTTCAACCACCTGACTATGATGTCAATAATACTACC ATTTTTGTTGGTAATTTGGATCTTAATGTGTCAGAGGAGGAGCTgaagcaaaactctctgcaaTTTGGGGAAATTGTTTCTGTCAAAATTCAGCCTGGCAAGGGATTTGGTTTTGTTCAATTTGGGACCAG AGCATCTGCTGAAGAAGCCATTCAGAAGATGCAGGGAAAGATGATAGGCCAACAAGTGGTACGGATTTCTTGGGGTAGGACTCTAACAGCTAGACAG ATGGATCCAAATCAATGGAGTGCCTACTATGGGTATGGACAGGGTTATGAAGCCTATGCTTATGGGCCTGCTCATGATCCTTCATTGTATGCATATGGTGCATATCCTGGCTATGCACAATACCCCCAACAG GTTGAAGGTGCTCAAGACCTATCGGGTATGTCTGTGCCTACCATGGAACAAAGGGAGGAATTGTATGATCCATTGGCAATGCCCGATGttgataa ATTAAATGCTGCATACCTCTCAGTACATGGAAGTGCCATTTTAGGACGGTCGCTTTGGCAAAAAACCTGTTCGTCATCCTTACAGCAAGCTTAA
- the LOC100799421 gene encoding polyadenylate-binding protein RBP47B' isoform X1, with protein sequence MASYQQASTIEEVRTLWIGDLQYWVDEGYLSHCFGHTGEVISIKIIRNKLTGQPEGYGFVEFVSHAAAERVLQTYNGTQMPATDQTFRLNWASFGIGERRPDAAPEHSIFVGDLAPDVTDYLLQETFRAHYPSVRGAKVVTDPNTARSKGYGFVKFSDENERNRAMTEMNGVYCSTRPMRISAATPKKTTGAYAAPAAPVPKPVYPVPAYTSPVVQVQPPDYDVNNTTIFVGNLDLNVSEEELKQNSLQFGEIVSVKIQPGKGFGFVQFGTRASAEEAIQKMQGKMIGQQVVRISWGRTLTARQDLPGGWGPQMDPNQWSAYYGYGQGYEAYAYGPAHDPSLYAYGAYPGYAQYPQQVEGAQDLSGMSVPTMEQREELYDPLAMPDVDKLNAAYLSVHGSAILGRSLWQKTCSSSLQQA encoded by the exons ATGGCGAGCTACCAGCAGGCATCAACAATCGAGGAAGTGAGAACCCTATGGATTGGGGATTTACAATACTGGGTGGACGAAGGGTACCTGAGCCACTGCTTCGGCCACACGGGAGAAGTAATATCCATCAAAATCATCCGCAACAAGCTCACGGGCCAGCCCGAGGGCTACGGCTTCGTCGAGTTCGTATCCCACGCCGCAGCCGAGAGGGTTCTCCAGACCTACAACGGCACCCAAATGCCCGCCACTGACCAGACCTTCAGGCTCAACTGGGCCTCCTTCGGCATTGGTGAGCGCAGGCCCGATGCCGCCCCTGAACACTCCATCTTCGTCGGCGATCTCGCCCCCGACGTAACCGATTACCTTCTCCAGGAAACTTTTCGCGCTCACTACCCTTCCGTTCGCGGCGCCAAAGTTGTCACCGACCCCAACACCGCCCGCTCCAAGGGTTACGGCTTCGTTAAGTTTTCTGATGAGAATGAACGGAACCGCGCCATGACTGAAATGAACGGCGTTTATTGCTCCACCAGGCCCATGCGTATTAGTGCTGCTACGCCCAAGAAAACCACCGGTGCTTATGCTGCACCCGCCGCGCCTGTGCCCAAACCTGTGTATCCGGTTCCGGCCTATACTTCGCCTGTTGTTCAAGTTCAACCACCTGACTATGATGTCAATAATACTACC ATTTTTGTTGGTAATTTGGATCTTAATGTGTCAGAGGAGGAGCTgaagcaaaactctctgcaaTTTGGGGAAATTGTTTCTGTCAAAATTCAGCCTGGCAAGGGATTTGGTTTTGTTCAATTTGGGACCAG AGCATCTGCTGAAGAAGCCATTCAGAAGATGCAGGGAAAGATGATAGGCCAACAAGTGGTACGGATTTCTTGGGGTAGGACTCTAACAGCTAGACAG GACTTACCTGGTGGCTGGGGACCACAGATGGATCCAAATCAATGGAGTGCCTACTATGGGTATGGACAGGGTTATGAAGCCTATGCTTATGGGCCTGCTCATGATCCTTCATTGTATGCATATGGTGCATATCCTGGCTATGCACAATACCCCCAACAG GTTGAAGGTGCTCAAGACCTATCGGGTATGTCTGTGCCTACCATGGAACAAAGGGAGGAATTGTATGATCCATTGGCAATGCCCGATGttgataa ATTAAATGCTGCATACCTCTCAGTACATGGAAGTGCCATTTTAGGACGGTCGCTTTGGCAAAAAACCTGTTCGTCATCCTTACAGCAAGCTTAA